A DNA window from Sulfitobacter noctilucicola contains the following coding sequences:
- a CDS encoding GNAT family N-acetyltransferase — translation MIRLRPAHSTDAGTVGAILTEFAEGTAWLPKLHTGAEDVAHAGAMIDRGWVTVAETEDRVVAFSACNAGDLDALYVASGMRGQGVGGLLLEKLKAAHDNLKLWTFQANTRAHAFYLRHGFVEVARTDGATTDEQLPDIRYEWQRGAT, via the coding sequence GTGATCCGTTTGCGCCCCGCTCATTCAACAGATGCAGGCACGGTCGGCGCGATCCTGACCGAATTTGCAGAAGGTACGGCGTGGCTGCCAAAGCTTCACACGGGGGCCGAAGATGTGGCGCATGCGGGTGCAATGATTGATCGTGGCTGGGTCACGGTGGCGGAGACCGAAGATCGCGTTGTCGCTTTCAGCGCGTGCAACGCTGGCGATCTGGACGCGCTCTATGTCGCGTCAGGGATGCGGGGGCAGGGCGTGGGTGGCCTGTTGTTGGAGAAGCTGAAGGCGGCGCATGACAATCTGAAATTATGGACGTTTCAGGCAAACACTCGGGCGCATGCGTTCTATTTGCGTCACGGCTTTGTCGAGGTTGCCCGAACCGACGGTGCAACAACCGACGAACAGCTCCCCGATATCCGATATGAATGGCAGCGGGGGGCGACCTGA
- a CDS encoding YcjX family protein, giving the protein MGISRIADGIWRQVEAVQDTVSETLFEPVIRLGVTGLARSGKTVFITSLVANLLDRGRMPGLVAASEGRIEAAFLQPQPNDTLPRFEYEKHLAALTGQTPHWPDSTRAISELRLSLKVRPNGLLSGLQGPRTIHLDIVDYPGEWLLDLGLLEQSYEQWSNETLTRINNRDSAQKFMELARDVEAEDKHDETLAQELATRFAAYLGAARAEGFSDCTPGRFLLPGDLAGSPVLTFAPVPTEGASTRGSLHREMARRFEAYKSRVVQPFFRDHFARIDRQVVLVDALGAINQGPQAVDDLRHAMGETLKAFRPGKNSFLRGLLGGKRVEKILFAATKADHLHHTQHSKLSAIMEALTREARDRAQYAGAGTAAMAIASLRATTEAVMEHDGTPLDVVRGTLLETGKEAAFYPGDLPEDPAHLLSPARAGAEKWLDQDYQVMRFAPAPLALRPGDGPPHIRLDRAAEFLIGDRL; this is encoded by the coding sequence TTGGGTATTTCACGAATTGCGGACGGCATCTGGCGACAGGTAGAGGCGGTGCAGGATACTGTGTCGGAGACCCTGTTCGAGCCGGTGATCCGGTTGGGTGTGACCGGCCTTGCCAGATCGGGCAAGACCGTGTTCATCACGTCACTGGTTGCAAACCTGCTTGATCGGGGGCGGATGCCGGGCCTTGTTGCTGCCAGCGAGGGGCGGATTGAAGCTGCGTTCTTGCAGCCACAGCCCAATGATACGTTGCCGCGGTTCGAGTATGAGAAACATCTGGCGGCTCTCACCGGTCAGACGCCGCATTGGCCTGACAGCACGCGTGCGATCTCGGAGCTGCGGTTATCGTTAAAGGTGCGCCCCAATGGTCTGCTATCCGGCCTGCAGGGGCCGCGCACGATCCATCTGGATATTGTCGACTACCCGGGCGAATGGCTGCTTGATCTGGGTCTGCTGGAGCAATCCTACGAACAGTGGTCGAATGAAACCTTAACAAGGATTAACAATCGCGATTCAGCTCAAAAATTCATGGAGTTGGCGCGTGATGTTGAGGCAGAAGATAAACATGATGAAACCCTCGCTCAGGAGCTTGCAACGCGCTTTGCGGCCTATTTGGGTGCGGCACGTGCCGAAGGGTTTTCCGACTGCACGCCGGGGCGTTTTCTTCTGCCCGGTGATCTTGCCGGATCGCCTGTGCTAACCTTTGCGCCGGTGCCAACCGAAGGGGCATCAACACGAGGTAGTTTGCACCGCGAGATGGCCCGCCGGTTTGAGGCGTATAAGTCCCGCGTGGTGCAGCCGTTCTTTCGGGATCACTTTGCCCGCATAGACCGGCAGGTGGTGCTGGTCGATGCGCTGGGTGCCATCAATCAGGGACCGCAGGCCGTGGATGATCTGCGGCACGCGATGGGTGAAACGCTCAAAGCGTTTCGGCCGGGCAAAAATTCCTTTCTTCGGGGGCTGCTGGGCGGCAAGCGTGTGGAAAAAATTCTTTTCGCTGCGACCAAAGCCGACCATCTCCATCACACCCAGCACAGTAAACTCAGCGCGATCATGGAAGCCCTGACCCGTGAGGCACGAGATCGTGCACAATACGCCGGTGCAGGCACAGCCGCGATGGCCATCGCGTCGCTTCGTGCCACAACCGAAGCTGTGATGGAGCACGACGGCACGCCGCTCGACGTCGTGCGCGGCACTTTATTGGAGACAGGCAAAGAGGCGGCGTTCTATCCCGGCGATCTGCCTGAGGATCCTGCACATCTGCTTAGCCCTGCACGGGCGGGTGCCGAAAAGTGGTTGGATCAGGATTATCAGGTGATGCGGTTTGCGCCTGCTCCGCTGGCGCTCAGGCCGGGTGACGGACCGCCGCACATCAGGTTGGATCGTGCAGCGGAATTCCTGATCGGAGACAGGCTGTGA
- the truA gene encoding tRNA pseudouridine(38-40) synthase TruA: MYRYALKVEYHGAPFVGWQRQVDLLSVQGTIEAALSKLERRTHNIAAAGRTDAGVHALGQIAHCDMDQEWDAFRLSEALNYHLKPHPIAITACAPAVGDFHARFSAHERRYLFRILSRRAPATHQDGLVWQVKHALDVDAMQRGADVLLGKHDFTTFRSTICQAESPVKTLDHLQISEVETAGGTEYHFDVRARSFLHNQVRSFVGTLERVGAGTWSPDDVKSALEARDRAACGPVCPPQGLYLAGVGYPQDPFSG; this comes from the coding sequence ATGTACCGCTATGCCCTCAAAGTCGAATATCACGGTGCCCCCTTCGTGGGCTGGCAGCGTCAGGTTGATCTGCTCTCTGTCCAAGGCACGATTGAAGCTGCCCTTTCCAAGCTGGAGCGCCGCACCCACAATATTGCTGCTGCCGGTCGCACAGACGCAGGTGTGCATGCATTGGGTCAGATTGCCCATTGTGACATGGATCAGGAATGGGACGCCTTCCGCCTGTCCGAGGCGTTGAATTACCACCTGAAGCCCCATCCGATTGCGATCACCGCCTGCGCACCTGCCGTTGGTGATTTCCATGCCCGCTTTTCTGCGCATGAGCGTCGCTATCTGTTCCGCATCCTCAGCCGTCGTGCGCCCGCCACCCATCAGGACGGTCTGGTCTGGCAGGTCAAACATGCTCTGGACGTGGACGCCATGCAGCGCGGCGCAGATGTTCTGTTGGGCAAACATGACTTTACCACGTTCCGCTCGACCATCTGTCAGGCGGAAAGTCCGGTCAAAACACTGGACCACCTGCAAATCTCAGAGGTCGAGACCGCAGGGGGAACAGAGTATCATTTTGATGTGAGAGCGCGGTCTTTCCTGCATAATCAGGTCCGCAGTTTCGTCGGCACTTTGGAACGGGTCGGTGCCGGCACATGGTCGCCTGACGACGTGAAGTCTGCTCTTGAAGCACGTGACCGTGCCGCTTGCGGTCCGGTCTGTCCGCCTCAGGGCCTCTATCTTGCCGGTGTCGGCTATCCTCAGGATCCGTTTTCCGGTTAG
- the gndA gene encoding NADP-dependent phosphogluconate dehydrogenase codes for MNREAGKADIGVYGLGTMGSALALNLADNGFQVSVANREADWIAPFLTEAGPLGERLQGHEALADFVQSLSRPRNILFMIPSGTPMDVMIDTIKPLLDEGDTLIDGGNADFNDTRARSAALEGTGIHFVGMGVSGGEEGARRGPSMMVGGSTHSWQHLRPMVEAIAARHKGDPCVAHVGPDGAGHFVKTVHNGIEYADMQMIAEIYGMLRDGAGKGADDIGQLFAQWQNGPLGSYLIEVSAAALQSVDRRTGLPVVDIILDQAGQKGTGRWTLIEALKMGQSASAIEAAVGARGWSSEKSLRVAAEPVLTLGAVGGAVPSNDTLKHALLAGRILAHAQGFRILTAASTEFDWSLDLARIAEIWRAGCIIRSVLLDDFAAAFRGDLPDGHLILSPQITQMLQGSIPSLRKVVAAGASLGVALPALSASLGWYDSIRRARGTANLIQAQRDFFGAHGFARVDDEGAFHGDWNMIAPAP; via the coding sequence ATGAACCGTGAAGCAGGCAAGGCCGATATCGGCGTATACGGATTGGGGACGATGGGATCGGCGCTTGCGTTGAACCTTGCTGATAACGGGTTTCAGGTTTCGGTCGCTAATCGGGAGGCTGATTGGATCGCGCCGTTCCTCACCGAAGCCGGACCGCTTGGCGAGCGTTTGCAGGGCCATGAGGCGCTCGCGGATTTTGTTCAGTCGCTTTCACGTCCGCGCAACATCCTATTTATGATCCCTTCGGGTACGCCCATGGATGTGATGATCGATACGATCAAACCTCTGCTGGACGAGGGAGATACACTGATCGACGGTGGCAATGCGGATTTCAACGACACCCGTGCGCGGTCTGCGGCGTTGGAAGGGACGGGGATACATTTTGTCGGCATGGGGGTTTCCGGGGGTGAAGAGGGGGCCAGACGTGGCCCGTCCATGATGGTGGGCGGTAGCACCCATTCATGGCAGCATCTGCGCCCGATGGTCGAAGCAATTGCCGCGCGACACAAGGGAGACCCCTGCGTGGCACACGTCGGGCCGGACGGTGCGGGCCATTTCGTCAAAACGGTACACAATGGCATCGAATACGCCGACATGCAGATGATCGCGGAAATCTACGGTATGCTGCGCGACGGGGCCGGAAAAGGCGCCGACGACATTGGGCAACTCTTTGCGCAATGGCAGAACGGCCCGTTGGGGTCCTACCTGATCGAGGTGTCCGCAGCGGCATTGCAGTCTGTGGATCGCCGCACCGGTTTGCCGGTGGTGGATATTATTCTGGATCAGGCAGGCCAGAAAGGCACTGGCCGCTGGACGCTGATCGAAGCGCTCAAGATGGGCCAGTCCGCGAGTGCGATCGAAGCGGCAGTCGGTGCGCGCGGGTGGTCGTCCGAGAAATCGCTCCGTGTGGCGGCGGAGCCTGTACTGACGCTTGGCGCGGTTGGCGGCGCGGTGCCAAGTAATGACACTTTGAAACATGCGTTGCTTGCGGGCCGTATTCTTGCCCACGCCCAAGGTTTCCGTATCCTGACGGCGGCGTCAACGGAGTTTGACTGGTCCCTTGACCTCGCGCGTATCGCTGAGATCTGGCGGGCGGGGTGCATCATCCGGTCTGTCCTGTTGGACGACTTTGCAGCCGCATTCCGGGGCGACCTGCCGGACGGCCATCTTATCCTGTCGCCGCAGATCACACAGATGCTTCAGGGCAGCATTCCGAGCTTACGCAAAGTGGTGGCGGCGGGTGCGTCCCTTGGTGTGGCTCTTCCCGCCTTGTCCGCATCGCTTGGCTGGTATGACAGTATCCGGCGCGCACGCGGGACCGCGAACCTCATTCAGGCCCAGCGGGACTTCTTTGGCGCGCACGGATTTGCGCGGGTGGATGATGAAGGTGCGTTTCATGGCGACTGGAACATGATCGCCCCCGCGCCCTAA
- a CDS encoding NUDIX hydrolase — protein sequence MIHTLKRAWADIFHQAEPVEKREQVAALCYKMVDGAKKVLLITSRDTGRWIVPKGWPIKGKNGAEAALQEAWEEAGVKKADIIEEPMGHFGYIKGLNNGEDVPVEAEVYLVHVRGLKEDYPEVDQRERAWFSPTDAAKLVREPDLKEILRSL from the coding sequence GTGATCCACACATTGAAGCGTGCCTGGGCGGACATTTTTCATCAGGCAGAGCCGGTTGAAAAGCGCGAACAGGTCGCAGCCCTTTGTTACAAGATGGTCGACGGTGCCAAGAAGGTGCTGTTGATCACGAGCCGGGACACCGGACGTTGGATCGTGCCCAAAGGTTGGCCAATCAAAGGCAAGAACGGTGCCGAAGCCGCGTTACAAGAGGCCTGGGAAGAAGCAGGCGTCAAGAAGGCAGATATCATCGAGGAGCCTATGGGGCATTTCGGGTATATCAAGGGTTTGAACAACGGCGAGGATGTACCGGTTGAGGCAGAAGTCTATCTGGTACACGTGCGCGGCCTGAAGGAAGACTATCCCGAAGTGGACCAGCGCGAGCGCGCATGGTTTTCGCCAACAGATGCGGCAAAGCTGGTACGAGAGCCGGATCTCAAAGAGATCCTGCGCTCTCTCTGA
- a CDS encoding 2-dehydropantoate 2-reductase, with product MRQRTVFTPRKPSCGTALAVEVAPAPPRIVVAGAGAIGCFVGGLLANAGAHVTLMVRPRIAAEIRAHGLTLTDQDGMAVNLTADDLTLSESPACLADADLVLVTVKSRDTSQIGQDIQAHAPLRARVVSLQNGVSNAEELRHELPGHDVRAGMVPFNVVPMGQGCYHRAVDGGMVIEAGQGDLADILNVEGLECRQTRDIEAVQWGKFLLNLNNALNALSGMPLQQQLKDRGWRKLMADQWAEALSILRSQGIRPLSSTPVSVSVIPWILRLPTPLFTRVAAAMLRIDPQARTSMSYDLMEHRPTEIEALQGEIVRRGEELGRPTPINAMVLDVVRTAEIAREGLPYLSPRALRAEINR from the coding sequence ATGAGGCAGAGAACCGTCTTCACGCCCAGAAAGCCATCATGCGGCACTGCCTTGGCCGTTGAGGTCGCTCCAGCTCCGCCACGTATCGTGGTGGCGGGGGCCGGTGCCATCGGGTGCTTTGTCGGCGGTTTGCTGGCAAATGCGGGCGCGCACGTAACGCTGATGGTGCGCCCGCGCATTGCGGCAGAAATCCGTGCACATGGGTTGACGCTGACGGATCAAGACGGAATGGCAGTCAATCTTACCGCAGACGATTTAACCTTGTCCGAAAGCCCTGCCTGTCTGGCCGATGCCGATCTTGTGCTTGTGACGGTCAAATCCCGCGATACGAGCCAGATCGGACAGGACATACAGGCGCATGCACCGCTGCGGGCGCGGGTGGTCAGCTTGCAAAACGGCGTGTCAAATGCAGAGGAACTGCGCCACGAACTGCCGGGCCATGACGTCCGCGCCGGCATGGTGCCCTTTAACGTCGTGCCAATGGGGCAGGGGTGTTACCACCGCGCGGTGGATGGTGGCATGGTAATTGAAGCGGGTCAGGGCGATCTGGCAGATATTTTGAACGTAGAGGGGCTGGAATGCCGCCAGACCCGCGATATCGAAGCCGTCCAATGGGGCAAGTTTTTGCTGAACCTCAATAATGCGCTCAACGCATTAAGCGGTATGCCGCTGCAACAACAACTGAAGGATCGCGGCTGGCGCAAGCTGATGGCCGATCAGTGGGCTGAAGCGCTGAGCATTCTGCGATCGCAAGGCATCCGCCCGCTCTCTTCCACGCCGGTGTCTGTGTCGGTGATCCCATGGATTCTGCGCCTGCCGACGCCGTTGTTCACGCGGGTGGCTGCGGCCATGCTGCGGATTGATCCACAGGCGCGGACGTCGATGTCCTATGATCTGATGGAGCACCGCCCCACCGAGATTGAAGCGCTGCAAGGTGAGATTGTAAGGCGCGGCGAAGAATTGGGCCGCCCGACACCCATCAATGCCATGGTGCTGGATGTAGTCCGCACAGCCGAAATTGCGCGGGAAGGGCTGCCCTATCTTAGCCCGCGCGCCCTGAGGGCCGAGATCAACCGCTAA
- the argF gene encoding ornithine carbamoyltransferase, whose translation MKHFLDIHTTPQDELRGIIDDGIAMKNARNGRPKGALDDDLPLKDHMVALIFEKPSTRTRISFDVGVRQMGGQTMVLSGTDMQLGHGETIADTARVLSRYVDLIMIRTFEEQTLLDMAEYASVPVINGLTNRTHPCQIMADIMTFEEHNGPIKGKKVVWSGDGNNVFASFAHAAKQFDFELVFTGPPPLDPEPALQGLYTIERDPNAAVAGADLVVTDTWVSMHDPQSARERRHNQLRGYQVNEALMAKAKDDALFMHCLPAHREDEATSAVMDGPRSVIFDEAENRLHAQKAIMRHCLGR comes from the coding sequence ATGAAGCATTTTCTCGATATTCACACAACGCCGCAGGACGAATTGCGTGGCATCATCGACGATGGCATTGCGATGAAGAATGCCCGTAACGGGCGCCCCAAAGGTGCCCTTGATGATGATCTACCTCTCAAGGATCACATGGTCGCCCTGATTTTTGAAAAACCGTCGACAAGGACGCGCATCAGCTTTGACGTTGGCGTGCGACAGATGGGCGGCCAGACGATGGTGCTTTCGGGCACCGACATGCAGCTTGGCCATGGTGAGACAATCGCAGACACCGCACGGGTGCTCAGCCGATATGTGGACCTGATCATGATCCGCACATTCGAAGAGCAAACCCTGCTGGATATGGCCGAATATGCCTCTGTGCCGGTCATCAACGGTTTGACCAACCGCACCCACCCCTGCCAGATCATGGCCGATATCATGACGTTCGAAGAACATAACGGCCCGATCAAAGGGAAAAAGGTTGTCTGGTCAGGGGATGGCAACAATGTCTTTGCCAGCTTCGCCCATGCTGCCAAACAGTTTGATTTTGAGTTGGTGTTCACAGGGCCGCCGCCGCTAGACCCTGAGCCTGCTTTGCAGGGGCTCTACACCATCGAACGCGATCCCAATGCGGCGGTCGCTGGTGCGGATCTGGTTGTTACCGATACTTGGGTCTCTATGCACGATCCTCAGTCGGCACGCGAACGGCGTCACAATCAGCTGCGCGGATATCAGGTGAATGAAGCCCTGATGGCGAAGGCCAAAGACGATGCATTGTTTATGCATTGCCTGCCCGCGCACCGTGAAGATGAGGCGACAAGCGCTGTTATGGATGGTCCGCGGTCGGTCATTTTTGATGAGGCAGAGAACCGTCTTCACGCCCAGAAAGCCATCATGCGGCACTGCCTTGGCCGTTGA